One window of the Janthinobacterium sp. PAMC25594 genome contains the following:
- a CDS encoding multidrug effflux MFS transporter: MTKLLTWILAGLAMVGPLAIDTYLPSFPAITQDFNASPLLVQQTLSFFLFTFAFMMLFYGTLSDSFGRRPVILVSLVLYVIASVGAALAPSLGWLLAWRVLQGLSAGAGSVIGRAIVQDRYSGAAAQKILSHIMMVFALAPAIAPVLGGWLQVSLGWRWIFWFLTAFGVLMFIVVWRALPESLPKEQRHAFHLGDIAVNYWKVLCHRQFLLLSTAIGAAFGGFALYIGSAAYFIINILHLPETAFAWLFIPLISGMVFGSALSAKIAHRYSQRQMIWAGFILMLVAAAANIGYNYFFAAEVPWAVLPLFFYSFALSIAMPPMTLMALNHFPNNSGLASSMQSFIQMLLFALVSGLVAPLLFDSALNLAYGVMAGLLVSLVCWVFAQGKAEA, translated from the coding sequence ATGACTAAATTATTAACCTGGATTTTGGCGGGCCTGGCGATGGTCGGACCGCTTGCAATTGACACCTATCTGCCGTCTTTCCCCGCCATCACGCAAGATTTCAATGCCAGCCCCCTGCTGGTGCAGCAGACCCTGAGCTTTTTCCTGTTCACGTTCGCCTTCATGATGCTGTTTTACGGCACCCTGTCCGACTCGTTCGGCCGCCGTCCCGTGATTCTCGTCTCGCTGGTGCTGTATGTGATCGCCTCCGTGGGCGCCGCGCTGGCGCCGTCGCTGGGCTGGCTGCTGGCCTGGCGCGTGCTGCAGGGCCTGTCGGCGGGCGCCGGTTCCGTGATCGGCCGCGCCATCGTGCAAGACCGCTATTCGGGCGCCGCCGCGCAAAAAATCCTCTCGCACATCATGATGGTGTTCGCGCTGGCGCCGGCCATCGCGCCCGTGCTGGGCGGCTGGCTGCAGGTGAGCCTGGGCTGGCGCTGGATTTTCTGGTTCCTCACGGCCTTCGGCGTGCTGATGTTCATCGTCGTCTGGCGCGCGCTGCCGGAAAGCCTGCCGAAGGAGCAGCGCCACGCCTTCCACCTGGGCGACATCGCCGTCAATTACTGGAAAGTGCTGTGCCACCGCCAGTTCCTGCTGCTGTCGACGGCCATCGGCGCCGCCTTCGGCGGCTTCGCGCTGTACATCGGTTCGGCCGCCTACTTCATCATCAACATCCTGCACCTGCCGGAGACGGCCTTCGCCTGGCTGTTCATTCCCTTAATTAGCGGCATGGTGTTCGGTTCGGCCCTGTCGGCGAAAATCGCCCACCGCTATAGCCAGCGCCAGATGATCTGGGCCGGCTTCATCCTGATGCTGGTGGCGGCTGCAGCCAACATCGGCTACAACTACTTCTTTGCCGCCGAAGTGCCATGGGCCGTGCTGCCGCTGTTCTTCTACTCGTTCGCCCTGTCGATCGCCATGCCGCCGATGACCCTGATGGCGCTGAACCACTTCCCCAACAACAGCGGCCTGGCCTCGTCGATGCAGTCCTTCATCCAGATGCTGCTGTTCGCGCTGGTCTCGGGCCTGGTGGCGCCGCTGCTGTTCGACAGCGCCCTGAATCTGGCGTATGGCGTGATGGCGGGACTGCTGGTGAGTTTGGTTTGCTGGGTGTTTGCGCAGGGCAAGGCTGAAGCGTAG
- a CDS encoding carboxymuconolactone decarboxylase family protein yields MTQQRLDFTQASPDAVKAMYALEAAIAKLGLEHSLLELIRLRASQINGCAFCVDMHTSDARKAGETERRLYAVSVWRETPFFTPRERAVLAWTEALTLLPQSQAPDDVYAALAQQLTPAEMVNVTLAIGSINTWNRLAVGFRKMPE; encoded by the coding sequence ATGACACAGCAACGACTCGATTTTACACAAGCTTCGCCCGACGCCGTCAAGGCCATGTACGCGCTGGAAGCGGCGATTGCCAAGCTGGGGCTGGAACACTCGCTGCTCGAGCTGATCCGCCTGCGCGCTTCGCAAATCAATGGCTGCGCCTTTTGCGTGGACATGCACACGAGCGACGCGCGCAAGGCGGGCGAAACGGAACGCCGCCTGTATGCCGTGTCCGTCTGGCGCGAAACGCCGTTTTTCACGCCGCGCGAGCGGGCCGTGCTGGCCTGGACGGAAGCGCTGACCCTGCTGCCGCAAAGCCAGGCGCCCGATGACGTGTATGCGGCGCTGGCGCAGCAATTGACGCCGGCGGAAATGGTCAACGTCACCCTGGCCATCGGCTCCATCAATACCTGGAACCGCCTGGCCGTGGGCTTTCGCAAGATGCCCGAATAA
- a CDS encoding DUF1287 domain-containing protein encodes MPIKPLFTVMLALAPMLASAVPASPQALVAAARSQVGVTVQYDPRYERLAYPGGDVPLERGVCTDVVVRAYRQLGQDLQVLVHEDMRKAWQVYQRQGRWQMKGPDRNIDHRRVPNLGTYFARHGTSLPPATQANAYRAGDIVTWRLPRNLTHIGIVSDKQSWSGVPLIIHNIGEGAREENILFSYPITGHYRWQPGWQPR; translated from the coding sequence ATGCCCATCAAACCGCTTTTCACCGTGATGCTTGCCCTGGCGCCCATGCTGGCGTCGGCAGTCCCTGCCAGCCCGCAAGCCCTCGTTGCCGCCGCCCGCAGTCAGGTGGGCGTGACGGTGCAGTACGATCCGCGCTACGAACGCCTGGCCTATCCGGGCGGCGATGTGCCGCTCGAGCGGGGCGTGTGCACGGATGTGGTCGTGCGCGCCTACCGCCAGCTGGGGCAGGACTTGCAGGTGCTGGTGCACGAAGACATGCGCAAGGCATGGCAGGTGTACCAGCGGCAGGGACGCTGGCAGATGAAGGGGCCGGACCGCAATATCGACCACCGCCGCGTGCCGAACCTGGGCACCTACTTTGCCCGCCACGGCACCAGCCTGCCTCCAGCCACGCAAGCGAACGCTTACCGCGCGGGCGACATCGTCACCTGGCGCCTGCCGCGCAACCTCACGCACATCGGCATCGTCAGCGACAAGCAGTCGTGGAGCGGCGTGCCGCTGATCATCCACAACATCGGCGAAGGCGCGCGCGAGGAAAATATTTTATTCAGTTATCCGATCACGGGGCACTATCGTTGGCAGCCCGGTTGGCAACCCCGCTGA
- a CDS encoding DUF6616 family protein, translating to MHYLLELYSPKAAWLALDGAARQSYFATVGAGMAALSGSGAEALAMGAIDGGKLHAAAQQFYAVWRFPDEAALDALLAGIAATGWHDYFDTVNAAGPAVDFPAHLAQLATV from the coding sequence ATGCATTATCTGTTGGAGCTGTACAGCCCGAAAGCCGCCTGGCTGGCCCTCGACGGCGCCGCGCGCCAATCGTATTTCGCCACGGTGGGCGCCGGCATGGCGGCCTTGTCCGGCAGCGGCGCCGAAGCGCTGGCCATGGGCGCCATCGACGGCGGCAAGCTGCATGCGGCTGCCCAGCAATTCTATGCCGTCTGGCGCTTCCCGGACGAGGCGGCACTGGACGCCTTGCTGGCCGGTATCGCCGCCACGGGCTGGCATGATTACTTCGACACCGTCAATGCGGCCGGTCCGGCCGTGGATTTCCCTGCCCACCTGGCGCAGCTGGCGACCGTCTAA
- a CDS encoding HEAT repeat domain-containing protein, which translates to MSRGVADIAPARLALLNGGSVVSATLTEGLAIDFAQLLAAAVPDLGAARLERMRAQAAAGITRRMALATQLLLEADADPALLQAHPSDTVRGWACFAIAAQAGWSLPQQLAAMRPLADDGHFGVREWAWLALRPRLAEHLPEAIALLAPWTAHPSERLRRFACEALRPRGVWCAHIAQLKEEPQLALPLLQPLRADPAVYVQDSVANWLNDAAKSQPDWVRSLCAQWLLESPVAATARICKRAQRSLA; encoded by the coding sequence ATGAGTCGTGGCGTCGCCGACATCGCCCCCGCGCGCCTGGCCCTGCTGAATGGGGGCAGCGTGGTCAGCGCCACCCTGACGGAGGGGCTGGCCATCGATTTTGCCCAGCTGCTGGCCGCAGCCGTGCCCGATCTCGGCGCCGCCCGCCTGGAGCGGATGCGTGCGCAGGCCGCTGCGGGCATCACCAGACGCATGGCCTTGGCGACACAATTGCTGCTGGAAGCCGACGCCGACCCGGCGCTGCTGCAAGCGCACCCGTCCGACACGGTGCGCGGCTGGGCCTGTTTTGCCATCGCCGCCCAGGCTGGCTGGTCCTTGCCGCAACAGCTGGCCGCCATGCGGCCGCTGGCCGACGATGGCCACTTTGGCGTGCGCGAATGGGCCTGGCTGGCGCTGCGGCCCCGTCTTGCCGAGCATCTGCCTGAGGCCATCGCGCTGCTGGCGCCGTGGACGGCGCACCCGTCGGAACGCCTGCGCCGCTTTGCCTGCGAAGCGCTGCGCCCGCGCGGCGTGTGGTGCGCGCATATCGCCCAGTTAAAAGAAGAGCCGCAGCTGGCCTTGCCCCTGTTGCAACCCTTGCGCGCCGATCCTGCCGTCTACGTGCAAGATTCCGTGGCCAACTGGCTCAACGATGCGGCGAAGAGCCAGCCGGACTGGGTGCGCAGCCTGTGCGCGCAATGGCTGCTGGAAAGCCCCGTTGCCGCCACGGCACGCATCTGCAAGCGCGCCCAGCGCTCGCTGGCCTGA
- a CDS encoding MarR family winged helix-turn-helix transcriptional regulator: MKLEQKYTALLADVQRRALGADAPASIGRLRLCFEVLGLASAIDGDCATRLGRHGLSEGKFVLLSLLRDVPDGLSPHALAERAGVTRGTITGLLDGLERDGFLARHADQFDRRKLLVRLSARGAAAAATLVDEHAQWIASLFADFTAEEMQLLSGLLEKAWRKTDKGEMQGAP; the protein is encoded by the coding sequence ATAAAACTCGAACAGAAATACACGGCCCTGCTCGCTGACGTGCAGCGCCGCGCGCTGGGCGCGGACGCTCCGGCATCCATCGGACGCTTGCGCCTGTGCTTTGAAGTGCTGGGCCTGGCGTCCGCCATCGATGGCGATTGCGCCACGCGCCTGGGCCGGCATGGCTTGTCGGAAGGCAAGTTTGTACTGCTGTCCCTGCTGCGCGACGTGCCCGACGGACTCTCGCCGCACGCACTGGCCGAGCGGGCCGGCGTGACGCGCGGCACCATCACGGGTTTGCTCGACGGCCTGGAGCGCGATGGCTTCCTGGCGCGCCACGCGGACCAGTTCGACCGGCGCAAGCTGCTGGTGCGCCTGAGCGCCAGGGGAGCAGCTGCCGCCGCCACCCTGGTCGATGAGCATGCGCAATGGATCGCCAGCCTGTTTGCCGATTTCACGGCCGAGGAAATGCAATTATTGAGTGGACTGCTGGAAAAAGCCTGGCGCAAGACGGATAAAGGTGAAATGCAGGGTGCGCCATGA
- the trxC gene encoding thioredoxin TrxC — protein sequence MTPTTPDSLHIVCPHCDAVNRLPAVRLIEQPTCGKCQKDLFTGQPVDLASARFLKHIERSDIPVLVDFWAPWCGPCRSMAPFYVQAARTLEPAFRVVKVNTEASPDLGSRFNIRSIPTLALFLRGVEVARQPGAIDANAIIVWARDKARL from the coding sequence ATGACCCCGACCACGCCAGACTCCCTGCACATCGTGTGCCCCCATTGCGACGCCGTCAACCGCTTGCCGGCCGTCCGCCTGATTGAACAGCCCACTTGCGGCAAGTGCCAGAAGGATTTGTTTACGGGCCAGCCCGTGGACCTGGCCAGCGCCCGTTTCCTCAAGCATATCGAACGCAGCGACATTCCCGTGCTGGTGGATTTCTGGGCGCCCTGGTGCGGCCCGTGCCGCAGCATGGCGCCATTCTATGTGCAAGCCGCCAGGACCCTGGAACCAGCGTTCCGCGTTGTCAAGGTGAATACGGAAGCGTCGCCCGACCTGGGCAGCCGTTTCAATATCCGCAGCATTCCCACGCTGGCCCTGTTTTTGCGCGGCGTGGAAGTGGCGCGCCAGCCGGGTGCCATCGATGCGAATGCCATCATCGTGTGGGCGAGGGATAAAGCCCGTCTTTAA
- a CDS encoding coniferyl aldehyde dehydrogenase, producing the protein MPDVANNMELKNAELAAALAVQRAACLAHPLPTFAERKRDLQTLQRFIRDHTDALCEAISADYGNRSRHETLLAEIFPAIDGIDHVLSQLKKWMKPQRRSVDWRNFPGARNRVLPQPLGVVGVIVPWNFPVNLSLVPLTYIFAAGNRAMVKMSENSRHLARLLIDTMPAYFPPEKLQFFDETGGVGIAFSQLPFDHLLFTGSGQTGRAVMAAAARNLCPVTLELGGKAPAIVCADFPLRTAAERILFVKYLNAGQICTCVDHVWLPEASIAAFVEHARQIMPTRCPRLDTPDYTSIIDEAAFERLLQALDEARERGAQVISLLPGPAWDRATRKIAPHIVLDAPADSLLLTREIFGPILPLRGYTKLEAVIASINAGPRPLAIYPFSNDKQTVQLLIDTVMSGGVSVNDALYHVGQHDLPFGGVGESGMGHYHGVEGFHTFSKLRPVFYQARYSALTLLWPPYGKLASRVLNFLTR; encoded by the coding sequence ATGCCTGATGTCGCAAACAACATGGAGCTGAAGAACGCCGAACTGGCTGCAGCCCTGGCCGTGCAGCGTGCCGCCTGCCTGGCCCACCCCCTACCCACGTTCGCCGAGCGCAAACGCGACCTGCAAACCCTGCAGCGCTTCATCCGCGACCATACAGACGCGCTATGCGAGGCGATCAGCGCCGATTATGGCAACCGCTCCCGGCACGAAACCTTGCTGGCGGAGATCTTTCCCGCCATCGACGGGATCGATCACGTACTGAGCCAGTTGAAAAAATGGATGAAACCGCAGCGCCGCAGCGTGGACTGGCGCAATTTTCCAGGCGCCCGCAACCGCGTGCTGCCTCAGCCGCTGGGCGTGGTGGGCGTCATCGTTCCGTGGAATTTCCCCGTCAACCTGAGCCTGGTGCCTTTGACTTACATCTTTGCCGCCGGCAACCGCGCCATGGTCAAGATGAGCGAAAACTCGCGCCACCTGGCGCGGCTATTGATCGACACCATGCCCGCCTATTTCCCGCCGGAAAAGCTGCAGTTTTTCGACGAGACGGGTGGTGTGGGCATCGCGTTTTCGCAACTGCCGTTCGACCACCTGCTGTTTACGGGTTCCGGCCAGACGGGCCGCGCCGTCATGGCGGCGGCCGCGCGCAATCTGTGCCCCGTGACCCTGGAACTGGGCGGCAAGGCGCCGGCCATCGTCTGCGCAGACTTTCCCCTGCGCACGGCAGCCGAACGCATCCTGTTCGTCAAATACCTGAACGCGGGGCAAATCTGCACTTGCGTCGACCATGTCTGGCTGCCCGAAGCCAGCATCGCCGCCTTCGTCGAGCACGCGCGCCAGATCATGCCCACGCGCTGCCCGCGGCTGGACACGCCCGACTATACGTCCATCATCGACGAGGCCGCCTTTGAGCGCCTGCTGCAGGCGCTGGACGAAGCACGGGAACGGGGTGCACAAGTGATTTCCCTGTTGCCAGGTCCGGCCTGGGACCGCGCCACGCGCAAGATCGCGCCGCACATCGTGCTCGACGCCCCCGCGGACAGCCTGCTGCTGACGCGCGAAATCTTCGGCCCCATCCTGCCGCTGCGCGGCTATACGAAGCTGGAGGCCGTGATCGCCAGCATCAACGCGGGGCCGCGCCCGCTGGCCATCTATCCGTTCAGCAACGACAAGCAGACCGTGCAGCTGCTGATCGACACGGTGATGTCGGGCGGCGTGTCCGTCAACGACGCGCTGTACCACGTGGGCCAGCATGATTTACCGTTCGGCGGCGTGGGCGAGTCCGGCATGGGCCACTACCACGGCGTCGAAGGTTTTCACACTTTCAGCAAGCTGCGTCCCGTGTTTTACCAGGCGCGCTACAGCGCGTTGACACTGCTGTGGCCGCCGTATGGCAAGCTGGCCAGCCGTGTATTGAACTTCCTGACCCGCTGA
- a CDS encoding LysE/ArgO family amino acid transporter, whose translation MDSAIFLKGMGLGASLIVAIGTQNAFLLKQGLKRHYVLTCILVCLLCDAILITAGVAGMGTFIADNPDFLLWAKAAGATFLIAYGLRAAKSAWRPTAMTVSAAKSPEGYWAVIGAALAFSLLNPHAFLDTVILLGSIGGQHEGAGRFYFAGGAIMASALWFFLLGFGARYLAPVFANPMAWRVLDGIIALVMWAIAASLFL comes from the coding sequence ATGGACAGCGCAATTTTCTTGAAAGGCATGGGGCTCGGAGCGAGCCTGATCGTGGCCATCGGCACGCAAAACGCATTCTTGCTCAAGCAGGGGCTGAAGCGCCATTACGTGCTCACCTGCATACTCGTCTGTTTGCTGTGCGACGCCATCCTGATCACGGCCGGCGTGGCCGGCATGGGCACTTTTATTGCCGACAATCCTGATTTCCTGCTGTGGGCCAAGGCCGCTGGCGCCACCTTTCTGATCGCCTACGGCTTGCGCGCGGCCAAGTCGGCCTGGCGTCCAACGGCCATGACGGTGTCGGCGGCCAAGTCGCCCGAAGGCTACTGGGCCGTGATCGGCGCGGCGCTGGCGTTCAGCCTGCTGAACCCGCACGCCTTCCTCGACACGGTGATTTTGCTCGGTTCGATCGGCGGCCAGCATGAAGGCGCGGGACGCTTCTACTTTGCCGGTGGCGCCATCATGGCGTCGGCCCTGTGGTTCTTCCTGCTGGGCTTTGGCGCCCGCTATCTGGCGCCCGTGTTTGCCAATCCCATGGCCTGGCGCGTGCTCGACGGTATTATCGCCCTCGTCATGTGGGCCATCGCCGCCTCGCTGTTCCTGTAA
- a CDS encoding LysR family transcriptional regulator ArgP, with the protein MRVVDYRGLAALDAVIGLGSFEKAAQALAISQPAVSQRIRTLENLEGTLLIIRSHPPLPTEAGQRLIAHYRQVKLLEAALDAQPGPTTQLPELAIAVNADSAATWIPEALGPLLSPPSCLLDIRLDDQDHTLSQLREGRVFACVTSANDLVAGTTATPLGGMRYLCVASPAFALQWFPHGFTVEAVSQAPAITFGSKDALHERYLQHRLGYTGRYPHHVLGSARDFVRFIEAGYAYGMVPLLQAETALAAGRLVDVVAGQALDVPLTWHAWDIQTPLTRTLSDAVIATARKWLLQDNFVSE; encoded by the coding sequence ATGCGTGTCGTCGATTACCGTGGATTGGCCGCCCTCGACGCCGTGATTGGCCTGGGCAGCTTTGAAAAGGCCGCGCAGGCGCTGGCGATCAGCCAGCCGGCCGTGTCGCAGCGCATCCGCACCCTGGAAAACCTGGAAGGCACCCTGTTGATCATCCGCAGCCACCCGCCCCTGCCCACGGAAGCGGGCCAGCGCCTGATCGCCCATTACCGGCAAGTCAAGCTGCTTGAAGCGGCGCTCGACGCCCAGCCCGGTCCCACCACGCAATTGCCGGAGCTGGCCATCGCCGTCAACGCCGACAGCGCCGCCACCTGGATTCCGGAAGCGCTGGGGCCGCTGCTCTCGCCGCCATCCTGCCTGCTCGATATCCGCCTCGACGACCAGGACCATACCTTGAGCCAGCTGCGCGAAGGCCGCGTGTTTGCCTGCGTCACCAGCGCCAACGACCTGGTGGCCGGCACCACGGCCACGCCGCTGGGCGGCATGCGCTACCTGTGCGTGGCCTCGCCCGCGTTCGCGCTGCAATGGTTTCCCCATGGTTTTACGGTGGAAGCCGTCAGCCAGGCGCCCGCCATCACGTTTGGCAGCAAGGATGCGCTGCACGAGCGCTATCTGCAGCACCGCCTCGGCTACACGGGCCGCTATCCGCACCATGTGCTCGGTTCGGCGCGCGACTTCGTGCGCTTCATCGAAGCGGGCTATGCCTATGGCATGGTGCCCTTGCTGCAGGCGGAAACGGCGCTGGCCGCCGGCCGGCTGGTCGACGTGGTGGCCGGGCAAGCGCTCGACGTGCCCCTGACCTGGCATGCCTGGGATATCCAGACGCCGCTCACGCGCACCCTGTCGGACGCCGTCATCGCCACGGCGCGCAAATGGCTGCTACAAGACAACTTTGTTTCCGAATAA
- a CDS encoding alpha/beta hydrolase, with amino-acid sequence MTIVRTTLLGLLATLPVAAGLIACFPLTAINALSSGSASQVTRGLAYGPLPRQKLDVYAPKIRTGPVPVVVFFYGGNWTAGERADYAFVGHALAARGYLAVIADYRLYPDVHYPEILQDAARAVAWAAMESSRHGGDPARLFVMGHSAGAYNAAMVALDASLLARHGMHPHDLRGWIGLAGPYDFLPIENTTTRPVFFYPDTPAASQPIHHVTAEAPPALLIAPLPGQDKLVNPQRNTGGLAKALRALHRPVTETYFDKVSHTTLVASLAGPLRMLAPTLDAVSAFIDANSKVDTMLTRNMGVGTDGRETPAMPPRLATAQSATTQAAVARAHDKTPAP; translated from the coding sequence ATGACGATCGTGCGCACCACTCTGCTGGGCTTGCTGGCGACGCTGCCTGTGGCCGCCGGCCTGATCGCCTGCTTTCCCTTGACGGCCATCAATGCCCTGTCGTCCGGCAGTGCCTCGCAAGTGACGCGGGGCCTGGCCTACGGCCCCCTGCCACGGCAAAAACTCGATGTCTACGCCCCCAAAATCCGCACGGGGCCCGTGCCCGTGGTGGTGTTCTTTTATGGCGGCAACTGGACGGCGGGCGAGCGCGCCGACTATGCCTTCGTTGGCCACGCGCTCGCTGCGCGCGGCTACCTGGCCGTGATCGCCGACTACCGGCTGTATCCGGATGTGCACTACCCGGAAATTTTGCAGGATGCGGCCCGCGCCGTGGCCTGGGCCGCGATGGAATCGAGCCGCCATGGCGGCGACCCCGCCCGCCTGTTCGTCATGGGCCATAGCGCCGGCGCCTACAATGCGGCGATGGTGGCGCTCGACGCCAGCCTGCTGGCGCGCCACGGCATGCACCCGCACGACTTGCGGGGCTGGATAGGCTTGGCCGGTCCCTACGATTTCTTGCCGATCGAAAATACCACCACCCGGCCCGTCTTCTTTTACCCGGACACGCCCGCCGCTTCGCAGCCCATCCACCACGTGACGGCCGAGGCCCCGCCCGCCCTGCTGATCGCCCCCTTGCCCGGACAGGACAAGCTGGTCAATCCACAACGCAATACGGGTGGCCTGGCCAAGGCCTTGCGGGCGCTGCACAGGCCCGTGACGGAAACGTATTTCGACAAGGTCAGCCATACCACCCTGGTCGCCTCGCTGGCCGGCCCCCTGCGCATGCTGGCCCCCACGCTGGACGCCGTGAGCGCCTTTATCGACGCCAACAGCAAGGTCGATACCATGCTGACACGTAACATGGGCGTGGGCACGGACGGGCGGGAAACTCCCGCCATGCCGCCACGTCTTGCGACGGCGCAAAGCGCCACCACGCAGGCTGCCGTCGCGCGCGCCCACGACAAAACGCCCGCCCCCTGA
- a CDS encoding phasin family protein: MYPYSRSVTPAAKNHLEAQLAFFNSLSKSLFQSVQHFNDLNMQLAQGLLEESTVTSQNLLTVERAEDVFQVAAAAGQPAAEQLRKYQQQLSRLAADTQVELANVAEQHVNETSRTAKALAEEVARTASEETEKNVRKQQEAMQRIAEPFQAYHQNGTNRDQQRGAQSRDGQSLQSGNHQGSQQSSGSESSASGSASQAGSAQSKTSSASRKE; encoded by the coding sequence ATGTATCCATATTCCCGTAGTGTTACCCCAGCCGCCAAAAACCACCTGGAAGCGCAACTGGCTTTTTTCAATAGTTTGTCGAAGTCCTTGTTCCAGTCGGTGCAGCACTTCAATGACCTGAACATGCAACTGGCGCAAGGCTTGCTGGAAGAAAGCACCGTGACCAGCCAGAACCTGCTGACGGTCGAGCGCGCCGAAGATGTGTTCCAGGTGGCTGCCGCAGCGGGCCAGCCAGCTGCCGAGCAATTGCGCAAGTATCAGCAACAGCTGTCGCGTCTGGCCGCCGATACGCAGGTCGAACTGGCCAACGTGGCCGAGCAACATGTGAATGAAACGAGCCGTACCGCCAAGGCACTGGCCGAAGAAGTGGCCCGCACCGCTTCGGAAGAAACGGAGAAAAACGTGCGCAAGCAGCAGGAAGCCATGCAGCGCATCGCCGAACCGTTCCAGGCTTACCATCAAAACGGCACCAACCGCGACCAGCAGCGCGGAGCGCAAAGCCGTGATGGCCAAAGCCTGCAAAGCGGCAACCACCAGGGCAGCCAGCAGTCGTCCGGCAGCGAAAGCTCGGCCAGCGGCAGCGCATCGCAAGCGGGCTCCGCACAAAGCAAAACCAGCAGCGCCAGCCGTAAAGAGTAA